Proteins from a genomic interval of Nostoc sp. TCL240-02:
- a CDS encoding Uma2 family endonuclease: MQTTPVRWTTDDLKLFAGDRRNRYEIIDGELFVTKALSWDHQSSCVNIGAVLKIWSDETDLGKAAIAPGIIFSDSDNVIPDVVWASHERLKYLLDEAGHLTDAPELVVEVLSPGEKNEKRDRETKLKLYSVQGVQEYWICDSIQKKVEVYRREQAALKLAATLFSQDELTSPLLPGFTCLVSKLF; the protein is encoded by the coding sequence ATGCAAACAACTCCAGTGCGTTGGACGACAGATGACCTAAAGTTATTCGCTGGCGATCGCAGAAATCGTTATGAGATTATTGATGGAGAACTATTTGTGACTAAAGCACTTAGTTGGGATCATCAATCAAGTTGTGTCAATATTGGTGCAGTTCTCAAGATTTGGTCAGATGAAACTGATTTAGGTAAAGCTGCGATCGCACCTGGAATCATTTTCTCAGATTCTGACAATGTGATCCCTGATGTGGTGTGGGCAAGTCATGAACGCTTAAAATACTTGCTAGATGAAGCTGGACACCTCACCGACGCACCAGAGTTAGTAGTAGAGGTTCTGTCACCCGGCGAAAAAAACGAAAAACGCGACAGAGAAACAAAGCTAAAGCTGTACTCGGTACAAGGGGTTCAGGAATATTGGATTTGCGATTCTATACAAAAGAAAGTTGAAGTTTATCGTCGTGAGCAAGCTGCGTTAAAGTTAGCAGCTACTTTATTTAGTCAAGATGAATTGACAAGTCCTTTGCTACCTGGTTTCACCTGCTTAGTGAGTAAACTTTTTTAG
- a CDS encoding mechanosensitive ion channel family protein: protein MDLKQISLVASQLLTLFGLKILGAIALWLIAQRLIDFGLKLVRRAFRSQQIDPTLINYLLNIIGITLKIVLIVAILGFFGVETTSFAALLAAVGIAIGAAWGGLLANFAAGAFLIIFRPFKVGDFITAGGVTGTVTELGLFTTSINTPDNVLTIVANNKIFADNIQNYSANPYRRVDLVAQLHHEVKHNEAIALLKAKISQIPNVLQNPAPDVEIQDFNFAGPVLAVRPYCNNDHYWQVYFDTNKAIRETFSEAGYPIPEYRYAVSGSSAHEINNIIPPLSEIT from the coding sequence ATGGATTTAAAACAAATTAGCTTGGTTGCTAGTCAACTTCTAACTCTGTTTGGGCTGAAAATTTTAGGTGCGATCGCTCTGTGGCTAATTGCTCAACGCTTGATCGATTTTGGATTGAAGCTAGTACGACGTGCTTTCCGAAGCCAACAAATTGACCCGACACTCATTAACTATCTTCTGAATATCATTGGTATTACGCTGAAAATTGTTCTAATTGTGGCAATTCTCGGCTTCTTTGGGGTTGAAACAACTTCCTTTGCCGCATTGTTAGCAGCAGTTGGCATTGCAATTGGTGCAGCATGGGGGGGACTACTAGCAAACTTTGCAGCCGGAGCATTTTTAATTATTTTCCGACCTTTCAAAGTTGGTGATTTCATCACAGCTGGAGGTGTCACAGGTACTGTAACAGAACTTGGGCTGTTCACAACTAGTATCAATACACCTGATAACGTATTGACAATTGTTGCCAATAATAAAATCTTTGCTGACAATATCCAGAATTATTCTGCCAATCCTTACCGTCGCGTTGATCTGGTGGCTCAACTCCATCATGAAGTGAAACATAACGAAGCGATCGCACTTTTAAAAGCGAAAATTAGCCAAATTCCTAATGTCCTCCAAAATCCAGCACCAGATGTAGAAATTCAGGATTTCAACTTTGCAGGGCCTGTACTAGCTGTACGTCCTTATTGCAATAATGACCATTACTGGCAGGTTTATTTCGACACTAATAAAGCTATCCGTGAAACCTTTAGCGAAGCCGGATACCCCATTCCCGAATACCGTTATGCAGTTAGTGGTTCATCTGCTCATGAAATTAATAACATCATCCCACCACTATCGGAAATAACTTGA
- a CDS encoding ABC transporter ATP-binding protein — MVKELAICTRGLTKQFDRHVAVNDVDLEIQAGEVYGLIGPNGAGKTTLIRMLATAEEPTTGEIYINGDRLLRDKSNPKLKRRLGYLPDDYPLYEDLTVWDYLDYFARLYRLREPRRTQRLHEVLELIQLGNKRNSQISTLSRGMKQRLSLARTIIHEPILLLLDEPVSGLDPIARMHFREIIKALQEAGMTVIISSHVLSDLAELCTSVGIMELGFLVESTSLQQLYQRLSHQQIVISTLGNLETLLKELKHHHLVEEWEVISGKNSVRVNFSGKEEDSAELLRSLIKAGIPLTDFHCTQEDLETIFLKLGHKQAS; from the coding sequence ATGGTAAAAGAATTAGCAATTTGCACCCGTGGACTAACTAAGCAATTTGACAGGCACGTTGCTGTCAATGATGTGGATTTAGAAATCCAGGCGGGGGAAGTATATGGACTGATTGGGCCCAATGGCGCAGGTAAAACAACTCTCATCCGCATGTTGGCAACTGCTGAAGAACCAACTACGGGTGAGATTTATATTAATGGCGATCGCCTACTCCGTGACAAGAGTAATCCCAAACTGAAGCGTCGTCTAGGCTACTTACCCGATGACTACCCACTATATGAAGATTTGACAGTCTGGGATTACCTAGATTATTTTGCGCGTCTCTATCGTTTAAGAGAACCACGTCGCACTCAACGTCTACATGAAGTTTTAGAACTCATCCAACTTGGAAATAAACGTAACAGCCAGATTTCTACTCTGTCACGGGGGATGAAACAGCGCTTAAGTTTAGCGCGAACCATTATCCACGAACCAATTTTACTACTACTAGATGAGCCTGTTTCTGGGCTTGATCCCATCGCCAGAATGCACTTCCGCGAAATCATCAAGGCTTTGCAAGAAGCTGGGATGACTGTAATCATTTCTTCCCATGTTCTCAGTGATTTAGCGGAATTGTGTACATCTGTGGGAATTATGGAACTTGGCTTCTTGGTAGAAAGTACTTCCCTACAGCAACTTTACCAACGTCTTTCGCACCAGCAAATTGTGATATCCACTCTGGGGAACCTGGAGACACTTTTAAAGGAATTGAAACATCATCATTTAGTAGAAGAGTGGGAGGTGATATCAGGAAAAAACAGCGTGCGGGTGAATTTTTCGGGTAAAGAAGAAGATAGTGCCGAGTTGTTGCGATCGCTCATCAAAGCAGGTATTCCTCTGACTGATTTTCACTGTACCCAAGAAGACTTAGAAACTATTTTCTTAAAATTAGGTCACAAACAAGCATCTTAA
- a CDS encoding J domain-containing protein: MVNSKHVSNHYETLKVSPSASLAEIKQAYRRLVKLFHPDSNQDTADRDQIILINAAYEILGDNHNRRNYDQQLQNDSQKLNSDRQQRTASAQKHYQTKRKTGRQADEQVEEWLRRVYQPVNHLLDGILYSLEEQIEQLAADPFDDELLDEFQEYLQTCRNDLKQAQITFRSLPNPPSLAGTAANLYYSLNQVADGLEELAYFPLSYDERYLHTGQELFRIATRLHCEAQASVM, from the coding sequence ATGGTCAATTCTAAGCACGTTTCTAACCATTACGAAACTCTCAAAGTCAGTCCAAGTGCAAGCCTTGCGGAGATTAAGCAGGCTTATCGCCGCTTGGTTAAGTTATTTCATCCTGACAGTAATCAGGATACAGCCGATCGCGATCAGATTATTCTCATCAATGCAGCTTATGAAATCTTAGGTGACAACCACAATCGCCGCAATTATGACCAACAACTGCAAAATGACTCTCAAAAATTAAATAGCGATCGCCAACAGCGTACAGCATCAGCCCAAAAGCATTACCAGACAAAACGAAAAACCGGACGGCAAGCTGACGAGCAAGTTGAAGAATGGCTGCGTCGAGTTTATCAACCAGTCAATCATCTACTTGATGGTATTCTCTATTCTCTAGAGGAGCAAATAGAGCAATTAGCTGCCGATCCTTTTGATGATGAGTTGTTAGATGAATTTCAGGAATACTTACAAACCTGTCGAAATGACCTCAAACAGGCACAAATTACTTTTCGATCTCTGCCGAATCCTCCTAGTTTGGCAGGAACTGCGGCTAACCTCTATTACAGCCTCAATCAAGTAGCAGATGGACTTGAAGAGTTGGCTTATTTTCCTTTGAGCTACGATGAGCGTTATTTACACACAGGCCAAGAATTATTCCGCATAGCTACGAGATTACACTGTGAAGCGCAAGCGTCTGTTATGTAG
- the cysK gene encoding cysteine synthase A, with translation MRIARNITELVGRTPLVQLNRIPQTEGCVAEIVVKLESMNPSASVKDRIGVSMINAAEEEGLITPEKTILVEPTSGNTGIALAMTAAAKGYRLILTMPETMSGERRAMLRAYGAELELTPGMEGMSGAIRRAQQIVNSTPNTYMLQQFRNPANAKVHRETTALEIWEDTDGQVDIVVAGVGTGGTITGVAEVIKARKPSSKAIAVEPANSPVLSGGQPGPHKIQGIGAGFIPQVLKIKLIDEVITITDEEAIAYSRRLAKEEGLLSGISSGAALCAAIRVAQREGNKGRLIVMIQPSFGERYLSTPLFQDLEARLAASVS, from the coding sequence ATGCGAATTGCTCGTAACATTACAGAACTTGTTGGTCGTACACCCCTAGTTCAGTTGAACCGCATTCCTCAAACAGAAGGATGTGTTGCAGAAATTGTGGTGAAACTGGAAAGTATGAACCCATCGGCATCAGTCAAAGACCGGATTGGGGTCAGCATGATTAACGCCGCCGAAGAGGAGGGACTGATTACTCCTGAGAAGACAATATTAGTAGAACCCACCTCTGGAAACACAGGAATTGCCCTAGCAATGACAGCAGCAGCTAAGGGTTATCGATTAATTTTGACAATGCCAGAGACTATGAGTGGGGAGCGTCGGGCAATGTTGCGGGCTTATGGAGCAGAACTGGAACTAACGCCAGGTATGGAAGGCATGAGTGGGGCAATTAGACGAGCGCAGCAAATAGTTAATAGTACGCCAAATACCTATATGTTGCAGCAGTTCCGCAATCCAGCTAATGCAAAAGTGCATCGGGAAACTACAGCCCTAGAAATTTGGGAAGATACTGATGGACAAGTAGATATAGTTGTGGCTGGTGTGGGCACTGGTGGTACGATCACTGGGGTAGCAGAAGTGATTAAAGCACGCAAACCTAGTTCTAAAGCGATCGCTGTTGAACCAGCCAATAGCCCAGTTTTATCTGGGGGACAGCCAGGGCCACACAAAATCCAAGGAATTGGCGCTGGGTTTATTCCCCAAGTTCTCAAGATAAAATTGATAGATGAAGTGATTACCATCACCGATGAAGAAGCGATCGCTTATAGTCGGCGTTTGGCAAAAGAAGAAGGGCTTCTATCTGGTATTTCCAGTGGGGCCGCTTTATGTGCAGCAATTCGCGTTGCTCAACGTGAAGGAAACAAAGGGCGTTTAATTGTGATGATTCAGCCCAGCTTTGGTGAGAGGTACTTGAGTACACCGTTGTTCCAAGACCTGGAGGCAAGATTGGCCGCTAGCGTTAGTTAA
- a CDS encoding 6-carboxytetrahydropterin synthase, with protein sequence MQCIVNRRAQFSASHRYWLPELSEAENIEKFGACSKFPGHGHNYVLFISLAGELDEYGMVLNLSDVKHVIKREVTSQLDFSYINDAWTEFQQTLPTTENIARIIWQRLAPHLPLVRVQLFEHPELWADYMGNAMEAYLTISTHFSAAHRLAHPHLSNEENTEIYGKCARPHGHGHNYHLEVTVKGEIDPRTGMIVDLGGLNQVIEDYVVEPFDHTFLNKDIPYFAEIVPTAENIALYISNLLRSPILELGAKLHKVKLIESPNNSCEIYCTESESDSVNAGVNKPVLARV encoded by the coding sequence ATGCAATGTATTGTGAATCGCCGCGCCCAGTTTTCGGCAAGTCATCGCTATTGGTTGCCAGAACTGAGTGAAGCCGAGAATATTGAAAAATTTGGTGCTTGCTCTAAATTTCCTGGACACGGACATAACTATGTCTTATTTATCTCCCTTGCCGGTGAATTGGATGAGTATGGCATGGTGCTGAACTTGTCTGATGTCAAACACGTAATCAAACGGGAAGTTACCAGTCAATTAGATTTCTCTTATATCAACGATGCGTGGACAGAATTTCAACAAACTTTACCCACCACTGAGAATATTGCCCGGATTATCTGGCAGAGGTTAGCACCGCATTTGCCTTTAGTCCGTGTGCAGTTATTTGAACATCCTGAACTTTGGGCAGATTATATGGGAAACGCAATGGAAGCATACCTTACTATCAGTACTCACTTTAGCGCCGCCCATCGGCTAGCTCATCCTCATCTCAGTAACGAAGAAAACACTGAGATTTATGGTAAGTGCGCCCGTCCCCACGGTCACGGACACAACTATCATCTAGAAGTCACCGTCAAAGGGGAAATTGACCCACGCACAGGCATGATTGTCGATTTAGGGGGTTTGAATCAAGTCATAGAAGATTATGTGGTTGAACCATTCGATCATACTTTTTTAAATAAAGACATTCCCTACTTTGCCGAAATTGTGCCCACTGCTGAGAATATCGCACTTTACATTAGTAATTTATTGCGATCGCCAATTCTTGAATTGGGAGCTAAACTTCACAAAGTGAAACTGATTGAAAGTCCTAATAACTCCTGCGAAATCTACTGCACAGAATCAGAATCAGATTCAGTCAACGCAGGCGTGAATAAGCCAGTATTGGCAAGAGTTTAG
- a CDS encoding pentapeptide repeat-containing protein produces the protein MLNLPTQDLRHTAIQFLEQSPLQRLQILKQLGIARYEFLTKIRLNEANIICMMRFFKYPSQLKFPNLIGADLSGLILDDVNFIRGNLSGANLQGSSLVNADLLFANLMKADLRNADLRGATLDETIWLETLVDKCHLGLGTGLTLLQRQDLQLRGARFNS, from the coding sequence ATGCTAAATCTGCCGACTCAAGACCTACGCCATACAGCCATCCAGTTTTTAGAACAAAGTCCCCTACAGCGTCTACAAATTCTTAAGCAACTGGGAATTGCTCGTTATGAGTTTTTAACTAAAATCCGCCTAAATGAAGCAAATATCATCTGTATGATGCGGTTTTTTAAATATCCAAGTCAGCTAAAATTTCCAAATCTAATAGGAGCAGATTTATCTGGCTTAATTTTAGATGATGTAAACTTCATCCGAGGAAATTTGTCTGGAGCAAATCTGCAAGGTAGCAGTTTAGTCAATGCAGACCTCTTATTTGCAAATTTAATGAAAGCCGATTTGAGAAATGCAGATTTGCGAGGTGCAACTTTGGATGAGACTATTTGGTTAGAGACTCTAGTAGATAAGTGTCACCTGGGTCTAGGTACTGGTTTAACTCTGCTACAACGTCAAGATTTACAACTGCGTGGGGCTAGATTTAACTCTTGA
- a CDS encoding ABC transporter permease subunit has protein sequence MMPNFIDKIGDWNPQLLRELKGRLKFFNVAIAVATSLLLQLVVFLYQLREFPDDQYSLTNTYCRLSQVYQRQQNQTYQQSDQYQIPGLNDLLAKNICPQNQIDWQLWWRDHWEYIFLTLSVIFVFTLLVAGTYLLINDLAKEESRGTLNFIRLSPQSETSILTGKLLGVPSLVYLVILVAVPLHLLAGRSAEIAFSYILSYYAILAASCIFFYSAALLFGLISRLFSGFQPWLGSGAVLLFLFTVMGFASSSSSNILNNSTAWIRLFAPWDTINYLFPNLLRIYNGSQLKNLEFFYLPLGTNFISIVGFHVLNLGVCSYGILQALKRSFRNPQASIISKGQSYVLVAFCQVVMWGFTLQSWNNNSNFYEQVGQNLVFLAIYNLGLLFSLIAIISPHRQDVQDWARYRHQEVSSRKSVWRDLIWAEKSPALVAIAINLAIVTIPLLVWISITSVFDTDYSQNGAGDDFNSLKSLSAVALSISIIMIYATIAQLILLLKTPKRSFWAIGTIGTVTFLPPMILEFLGISSWKHPTVWLFSPFPWSALQYSGVTTIFMAFLAQLSVLALLNFQLTKQVRLAGESATKALLAGR, from the coding sequence ATGATGCCCAATTTTATAGACAAAATCGGCGATTGGAATCCGCAACTATTGCGGGAACTCAAAGGAAGGCTAAAATTTTTTAATGTGGCGATCGCAGTTGCTACGTCTTTACTTCTACAACTGGTAGTTTTTTTATATCAATTACGCGAGTTTCCTGACGATCAATACTCGCTAACAAACACATATTGTCGTTTAAGTCAAGTATATCAACGGCAACAAAACCAGACTTACCAGCAATCAGATCAATATCAAATTCCTGGGCTCAATGATTTACTCGCAAAGAATATTTGTCCCCAAAATCAAATTGATTGGCAGTTGTGGTGGCGAGATCACTGGGAATATATATTCCTGACGTTGAGTGTAATTTTTGTATTTACACTATTAGTTGCAGGAACTTATTTATTAATCAACGATTTAGCCAAAGAAGAAAGTCGCGGTACATTGAACTTCATCCGTCTTAGCCCTCAATCAGAAACTAGTATATTAACTGGTAAATTACTAGGAGTTCCGAGTTTAGTTTATCTCGTCATCTTAGTTGCAGTTCCTTTACATCTGTTGGCTGGACGTTCTGCCGAAATTGCCTTTAGTTACATTTTGAGTTACTACGCTATTCTTGCCGCTAGCTGTATTTTCTTCTACAGTGCCGCATTGCTATTTGGTTTAATTAGTCGTTTGTTTAGCGGTTTTCAGCCTTGGTTAGGTAGTGGTGCAGTATTGCTTTTTTTATTCACAGTAATGGGGTTTGCATCATCGTCTTCTAGCAACATTTTAAATAATTCAACTGCTTGGATAAGGCTTTTCGCTCCTTGGGATACAATAAATTATCTGTTTCCTAACTTGTTACGTATATACAATGGTTCTCAACTGAAAAACCTAGAGTTTTTCTATTTACCATTAGGGACAAATTTTATTAGTATTGTTGGTTTTCATGTATTAAATTTGGGAGTGTGCAGTTACGGAATCTTACAAGCTCTGAAACGTTCCTTCCGTAATCCTCAAGCCTCAATTATTAGCAAGGGACAAAGTTATGTATTAGTAGCTTTTTGTCAGGTAGTGATGTGGGGCTTTACCTTACAATCTTGGAACAATAATTCCAACTTTTATGAACAGGTTGGGCAAAATTTAGTTTTTCTGGCAATATACAACTTGGGGTTACTTTTCAGTTTGATTGCCATTATTTCCCCTCATCGTCAAGATGTACAAGATTGGGCAAGATATCGACATCAAGAAGTTTCTAGCCGCAAGAGTGTTTGGCGGGATCTAATCTGGGCTGAAAAAAGCCCTGCACTTGTGGCGATCGCTATTAATCTGGCAATTGTTACTATCCCTTTGCTAGTCTGGATTTCAATTACATCTGTTTTCGATACAGACTATAGCCAAAATGGGGCAGGTGACGATTTTAACAGCTTAAAATCACTTTCAGCTGTAGCTTTATCTATCAGCATAATCATGATTTATGCTACCATTGCCCAATTGATACTTTTGCTAAAAACTCCCAAACGTTCTTTCTGGGCAATAGGTACTATAGGTACGGTAACGTTCTTACCACCGATGATTTTAGAATTTCTTGGTATCTCCTCGTGGAAACATCCTACTGTATGGCTGTTTTCACCCTTTCCTTGGTCAGCGCTCCAATATTCTGGGGTGACAACAATTTTTATGGCATTCCTGGCTCAGTTGAGTGTTTTAGCATTGTTAAATTTCCAGTTGACAAAGCAGGTGAGATTAGCAGGTGAATCTGCTACGAAAGCATTGTTAGCAGGACGCTAG
- a CDS encoding PrsW family intramembrane metalloprotease: protein MVDFSLLLWSVIPPLLLLGYYYYRVPFAPPLLKLLMFFSIGAISGLVALRLESNFETVANWLVDWERVKRSFPGAILRQLVEVGLIEESCKLVGVVIPTYYLQRTYRLLLSTVFLFTIAVALGFTAEENWIYLFHNTGSILGRTISTPVHAMFSAPWGYALGMYISSKNRLHQDRKFIFRAWLNSVICHALVNILSSACSYSPALCFLNYGLFPFLLWMFWRLEQLLRKVQGKPVITLISERTPQRRYWQRGLVLFALVLGGNTIFGLFLLANKIIPLSPSKLFDSYILWFIFSRFLLNLFFGVLAWGIYRYLRHSARRRYF from the coding sequence GTGGTTGATTTTTCTTTATTACTGTGGTCAGTAATACCACCCTTGCTGCTGTTAGGCTACTACTATTATCGAGTACCATTTGCCCCACCTCTGTTAAAGTTACTGATGTTCTTTAGCATTGGGGCAATATCTGGTCTTGTAGCGCTTAGACTTGAATCAAATTTTGAAACTGTAGCCAATTGGCTTGTAGATTGGGAACGGGTCAAGCGATCGTTTCCTGGTGCAATCTTGCGGCAGCTAGTGGAAGTAGGTCTAATTGAAGAAAGCTGCAAGTTAGTAGGGGTTGTTATACCAACCTACTATCTGCAACGCACGTATCGATTACTTCTCTCAACCGTTTTCCTCTTCACCATAGCCGTTGCCCTTGGATTTACCGCCGAAGAGAACTGGATTTATCTTTTTCACAATACAGGATCAATTCTTGGGCGTACTATTAGCACGCCAGTCCATGCCATGTTCTCTGCGCCTTGGGGATATGCCTTGGGAATGTATATTTCGTCTAAAAATCGGTTACATCAAGACAGGAAGTTCATTTTTCGGGCTTGGCTGAATTCTGTGATCTGTCATGCCCTAGTTAATATTCTATCTAGCGCTTGCAGTTACTCACCAGCGCTATGTTTCCTTAATTATGGTTTATTTCCGTTTCTCTTGTGGATGTTTTGGCGACTAGAACAATTACTGCGAAAAGTGCAAGGTAAACCTGTAATTACCCTGATTTCAGAACGTACACCCCAACGCCGTTACTGGCAGAGGGGTTTAGTGCTTTTTGCCCTCGTGCTGGGTGGAAATACTATTTTTGGGCTGTTTCTCTTAGCCAATAAAATTATTCCTTTGAGTCCGTCAAAACTTTTTGACAGTTATATTTTGTGGTTTATATTTAGTCGCTTTTTGCTAAATCTCTTTTTTGGAGTTTTAGCTTGGGGCATTTATCGCTATTTGCGACATTCCGCCCGCCGTCGGTATTTTTAA
- the purT gene encoding formate-dependent phosphoribosylglycinamide formyltransferase: MNIKLPQKLMLLGSGELGKEFAIAAQRLGNYVIAVDRYPNAPAMQVADVSEVISMLSADDLEAVVTKYQPDIIIPEIEAIRTEKLIEFEQRGITVIPTAAATNYTMNRDRIRELAHQQLGIRTAKYGYATTLEELITVSDEIGFSNVVKPVMSSSGKGQSVVQDKSEVEKAWNYAIANSRGDSQKVIVEEFINFEIEITLLTIKQWNAPTIFCPPIGHRQERGDYQESWQPALISEDKILKSQEIAIKVTDALGGAGIFGVEFFITKDEVIFSELSPRPHDTGMVTLISQNLNEFELHLRAILGLPIPHIEQLGASASAVILASEKSDSIGFTGVADALSEKDVDIKLFGKPNAHPYRRMGVALAKGLNIEEAREKATKAASKITII; encoded by the coding sequence ATGAATATTAAGTTGCCCCAAAAATTGATGCTGCTAGGTTCAGGAGAATTAGGGAAAGAATTTGCGATCGCGGCTCAACGTCTTGGTAATTATGTGATTGCCGTTGACCGCTATCCCAATGCTCCCGCTATGCAAGTTGCTGATGTATCTGAAGTGATTTCTATGCTTAGTGCTGATGATTTGGAAGCTGTAGTGACAAAATACCAGCCAGATATTATCATACCAGAAATTGAAGCTATTAGAACAGAAAAACTGATCGAATTTGAGCAGCGAGGGATTACAGTTATACCAACTGCAGCTGCTACTAACTATACAATGAACCGCGATAGAATTAGGGAACTGGCGCATCAACAATTGGGCATCAGAACGGCTAAATATGGTTATGCAACAACCCTAGAAGAATTGATTACAGTTTCTGATGAAATTGGGTTTAGTAATGTTGTTAAACCTGTGATGTCATCCTCTGGTAAAGGTCAGTCTGTAGTGCAGGATAAGAGTGAAGTTGAGAAAGCATGGAATTATGCGATCGCTAATTCTAGAGGAGACAGTCAAAAGGTCATCGTAGAAGAATTTATTAATTTTGAAATCGAGATAACATTACTAACAATTAAACAGTGGAATGCACCGACTATTTTCTGTCCTCCTATTGGTCATCGTCAAGAGCGAGGAGATTATCAAGAATCGTGGCAACCCGCACTAATTTCTGAAGATAAGATATTAAAATCTCAAGAAATAGCGATAAAAGTTACTGATGCTTTAGGAGGAGCCGGGATTTTTGGCGTTGAATTTTTCATTACCAAAGATGAAGTGATTTTTTCCGAACTTTCTCCCAGACCGCACGATACGGGAATGGTGACATTAATCTCACAAAATCTCAATGAATTTGAACTACATCTAAGAGCAATTTTAGGATTGCCAATTCCTCATATAGAACAGCTAGGAGCATCAGCTAGTGCGGTAATTTTAGCTTCGGAAAAATCTGATTCTATTGGTTTTACAGGCGTAGCCGATGCTTTGTCAGAAAAAGATGTCGATATTAAATTATTTGGTAAACCTAATGCTCATCCATATAGACGAATGGGAGTAGCTTTAGCCAAGGGTCTGAATATCGAAGAGGCTAGAGAAAAAGCTACTAAAGCTGCAAGTAAAATCACCATTATTTAA